A segment of the Patescibacteria group bacterium genome:
AAATACGTGGTGAGCGGATTTGCCAAAGTATCGGGCATTGAAGTAAAAGGTGCGGGGCCTAGAATTTTCATCACGGACGGTAATTCCACCAAGGAGCTGGTGCATTTTGATATTAAGAACACCAACTGGGAACGCTTCCGCTTCGTTTTTGACAGCAAAGATTTTGATTCGATCCTTTTTCGTTGCTATCTGCATTTAGCCCAAGGTACGGTATGGTTCGACTCGCTTTCAATGGACGAGGAAGGAGCAACAGTAGCAGTACAAACACAGGCTGCGGCAATTCCCCCAGAAAAAAATGTTAGCCACAGCACAGGCAATATTTTAATAAATTCCGGTTTTGAAACAATTGATGATAATAACAAACCGCAAGCATGGGAATACCTGTACGATGATGGCCCTGATAAGAACGCGGTAACCATTGATAAAACGATTAAATATGCAGGCAATAACTCCCTGTGTATCAGCCAAAAAAGCCAGGAATCGTTTAGCCGAGCCCTTCAATCTATAAATGTAAAACCAAACACTTGGTATACTATCAGTTTCTGGGCCAAGACAATAAATATCAATGCAAAAGGCGCAGGGGCTCGTGTCATAATCAATGACATTAATTCAAAAACAACATTAGCTTCCATTCCCATCCTATCGGAGGAATGGAAAAAATTCAGTCTCGCTTTCAATACAAAAGAATACGATAAACTGAAAATCATTTATTATCTGCACCTTGCCAGCGGTACGGTCTGGCTTGATGAAATAAAACTAGAAGAAGTAGATAAAACCAAGGTTGACAATGTAGTTCAGAACGGTGATTTTGAAGACGGTTCTGCTGAAAAAATAGAGGCATGGGCAGTGTCCGCCAAGGGCCTTACTGTTGGGCTATCTGAAAAACAAAAAAGCAGCGGAGCGCGATCTCTATACATCTCGGGAAAAGGTTTGGCAGTCTTAGACAGCGCGCCGATTTTATTCGACCAGATTGAAAATTTTGATACCTGTCAACTCTCATTTGATTATTTGCCGGTTTCGTTCAGTGGGAAGGAAGAAGTTGTGGTAATCTTGAAATCCTGTGATGCTTTCGGAAAAGCACTGCCGGTAAAGCGACTAAAATTAAATCTGGAAAAATCCGTCGGGTTCAAAAAGTTTGAGCAGGAAATTGCCATTTCCCCCTTGTCCGCGGAAAGTCATATTGAAATACAGGCCGATTTTCCGTCAGCCGCCGAATTATTCATAGATAACATATTCCTAAAAAAAGAGACGAAAGGAAAAGCTGGTTATCAATGGCAGGCGGAATGGATACGCCCGGAAGGTAAGGATCATGTAACCGGAAATATTTATTACCGCAAGATATTTACGGTTGAAGAAAAGCCAAAGTCAGCCTGGCTGTTCCTGACCGCTGATGACATGGTATCCAATATTTATGTGAACGGCACGCTTCTGTCCAGAGGCAAAAATTTCACAGAAGTATTTCTCGTAGATAAATATGAACTTTCCAAATACCTTGTGGTAGGGGAAAATGTTCTGGCCGTGGAAATATATAATAAAGCAGATTTTGGCGGGCTGTTGTGTGACTGCACCATTACGTTTGAAAGCGGAAAAAGCATGCTCATCAAATCGGACAATACTTTCAAATCAACCACGGTATTATCTCCGGGGTGGGAGAAAGTGACCTTCAACGATGATTCCTGGTTGGGGCAACATTCATACGGTACGCCACCTGCCGCTCGCCCTTGGGGGCATATCGCGCACCCAGATCTATCCACCAATAAACCGCAAGTGGAAATCGTGGAGGCACACTTCCCGGATAAAATTGAACCCGACAAAGAAACCGGTTTTAAGATCGAATTCAAGCCTGATACCTCCATGTTTGAATTTTCGGTTACGATTGCCACTGAAAATTATTCCTTCACTTTGCTGAAAAAATGCCTGACCGACCTTGACGTAAAAGGAGTTAATTCATTTTGCGGCACTATCAATGTTCCAAGTTTCATTTCCAAGATGGGAAATTGCCGTTTGGAAATCGAAACTCAAAAGTTCGGTTTGTATGGCTCCAGAAATATCAGTATTGAAGGGGGAAAATTCACAAAACCGGTCACCCTCATTCCGAGCAATAAAGACAGCGGACTGGCTGAAACGCATGTCATTATCAAGGCAGGCTCAATACCAACATTGTCCATCAACAACCATCAGGCAACGACCTTGCACCATTTTACCGGCGAAAAACATACATTTAACGAGGAGAAATTAGGAAATTGTCGTGATAATAATATCCATTTATACTGGGCTATGATTGCAGGTAAGTGGGGCTATATAGATGAGGG
Coding sequences within it:
- a CDS encoding carbohydrate binding domain-containing protein; protein product: MNYLKLFFIVIAFFPLYSFANMIKNGGFDEFTDSGKLSDWTCTIIGAEPDTVAEDKNDKIAGEAALRISQQEKNTFSQVTQTIPVQKNKKYVVSGFAKVSGIEVKGAGPRIFITDGNSTKELVHFDIKNTNWERFRFVFDSKDFDSILFRCYLHLAQGTVWFDSLSMDEEGATVAVQTQAAAIPPEKNVSHSTGNILINSGFETIDDNNKPQAWEYLYDDGPDKNAVTIDKTIKYAGNNSLCISQKSQESFSRALQSINVKPNTWYTISFWAKTININAKGAGARVIINDINSKTTLASIPILSEEWKKFSLAFNTKEYDKLKIIYYLHLASGTVWLDEIKLEEVDKTKVDNVVQNGDFEDGSAEKIEAWAVSAKGLTVGLSEKQKSSGARSLYISGKGLAVLDSAPILFDQIENFDTCQLSFDYLPVSFSGKEEVVVILKSCDAFGKALPVKRLKLNLEKSVGFKKFEQEIAISPLSAESHIEIQADFPSAAELFIDNIFLKKETKGKAGYQWQAEWIRPEGKDHVTGNIYYRKIFTVEEKPKSAWLFLTADDMVSNIYVNGTLLSRGKNFTEVFLVDKYELSKYLVVGENVLAVEIYNKADFGGLLCDCTITFESGKSMLIKSDNTFKSTTVLSPGWEKVTFNDDSWLGQHSYGTPPAARPWGHIAHPDLSTNKPQVEIVEAHFPDKIEPDKETGFKIEFKPDTSMFEFSVTIATENYSFTLLKKCLTDLDVKGVNSFCGTINVPSFISKMGNCRLEIETQKFGLYGSRNISIEGGKFTKPVTLIPSNKDSGLAETHVIIKAGSIPTLSINNHQATTLHHFTGEKHTFNEEKLGNCRDNNIHLYWAMIAGKWGYIDEGKYDFSQIDDFCLKLLSVDPHAYFVLMPTVDGKRQMLDWTKKHPEELAKDDAGNQFIFDQPNLATPSFASTRWLSNQQNNVKAIVEHVSRASYADRVIGFTADAGQGTEWTQYNWYKGNCFLDYSPPFLKGFQVWLEKKYHSIDQLNKICAKNYKAFSEIALPTKEERLTGATYFLFIEPQKNQLLIDYRQYFSENTADAILTLA